A window from Roseburia sp. 499 encodes these proteins:
- a CDS encoding TrmB family transcriptional regulator translates to MDTKNLIEYLVAFGLTGQEALVYLELNRSGKSTGYEVSKVTGISRSNAYKALEGLVDKGAACVSEGTAKKYTAVGIEEFCQNKIRTLQERKEYLIEHMPREKEDTEGYITIRSDENISDKVKNMLERAEKRVYISMAQNLLAGIKTELEALVEKKIKVVILTDKSFVLSGAKVYQTQNKKNQIGIITDSRYVLTGELGRGKESTCLYSGQVNFVQVFKDSMKNEIRLIELGVKDKK, encoded by the coding sequence ATGGATACGAAGAATCTGATTGAATATCTGGTTGCTTTTGGCTTGACAGGTCAAGAGGCTTTGGTATACTTGGAACTGAATCGTTCCGGAAAAAGTACAGGATATGAAGTCTCTAAGGTTACTGGAATTTCTCGTTCCAATGCCTATAAAGCACTGGAAGGATTGGTGGATAAGGGCGCTGCCTGTGTCAGTGAGGGAACTGCCAAAAAGTACACGGCGGTAGGAATTGAAGAATTTTGTCAGAATAAGATAAGAACCTTACAGGAACGAAAAGAATATCTGATTGAGCATATGCCGAGAGAAAAAGAAGACACGGAAGGGTATATTACTATCCGTTCTGATGAAAATATTTCTGATAAGGTAAAAAATATGCTGGAAAGAGCGGAAAAACGTGTTTATATTTCTATGGCACAGAATTTATTGGCAGGAATAAAAACGGAGTTAGAAGCTCTTGTAGAAAAAAAGATAAAAGTAGTTATTTTGACAGACAAGTCCTTTGTATTAAGTGGAGCAAAGGTCTATCAGACACAGAATAAGAAAAATCAGATTGGAATTATTACAGATTCCAGATATGTACTGACTGGTGAACTGGGGAGAGGCAAGGAAAGTACTTGCCTGTATTCCGGACAAGTGAATTTTGTACAAGTATTTAAGGATTCCATGAAGAATGAGATACGTTTAATAGAATTAGGCGTAAAAGATAAGAAATAA
- a CDS encoding CarD family transcriptional regulator gives MFQTGDYMIYGNSGVCQVESVGTIDTIPGIPKDKIYYTLKPLYIKGSTIYTPVDNQKVLIRPLILKEEAMQLIDGIEEIETLWISNEKQREEVYKEELATCDCKELIKIIKTVYQRMQERLAEGKKITNSDRKYFKIAQDSLYGELAIVLDMEKEKVEEFITERMQRKAMEIVK, from the coding sequence ATGTTTCAGACAGGTGATTACATGATATATGGAAATAGTGGAGTATGTCAGGTAGAAAGCGTAGGTACGATAGATACCATTCCGGGCATTCCTAAGGATAAAATATATTATACGCTAAAGCCTCTCTATATCAAAGGAAGTACCATATATACCCCGGTGGATAATCAGAAAGTTTTGATTCGTCCATTGATTTTAAAAGAGGAAGCAATGCAGCTGATAGATGGAATTGAAGAAATTGAAACCTTGTGGATAAGCAATGAAAAACAGCGTGAAGAAGTATATAAGGAAGAACTGGCAACCTGTGATTGCAAAGAATTGATAAAGATTATCAAGACAGTATATCAGAGAATGCAGGAAAGACTGGCGGAAGGAAAGAAGATTACCAACAGTGACCGAAAGTATTTCAAGATAGCACAGGATAGCCTATATGGAGAACTGGCAATTGTACTGGATATGGAAAAAGAAAAGGTAGAAGAATTTATTACTGAGCGAATGCAGAGAAAAGCGATGGAAATCGTAAAATAA
- a CDS encoding prolyl-tRNA synthetase associated domain-containing protein, giving the protein MDILHTPIFEGRPENTTNRLDKEIRTYDLLDSLHIPYQRIDHEAMPTIEACHDVDKRLGIHVCKNLFLCNTQKTNFYLLMMPGEKKFQTKVVSKQLGVARLSFAPEEYMLELLDITPGSVSVMGLMNDSENKIQLLMDRDLLKEEYLGCHPCINTSSLKLSTKDILEKFLPAVHHEAVFVDL; this is encoded by the coding sequence ATGGATATTTTACATACACCAATTTTTGAAGGACGACCAGAAAATACCACAAATCGTTTGGACAAGGAAATCCGTACATATGATTTATTGGATTCTCTTCATATCCCCTATCAACGTATTGACCACGAAGCTATGCCAACTATCGAGGCATGTCATGACGTAGATAAAAGGCTTGGAATCCACGTTTGCAAAAATCTTTTCCTGTGCAATACACAGAAAACTAATTTTTACCTGTTGATGATGCCTGGAGAGAAAAAATTCCAAACTAAAGTTGTATCGAAACAGCTCGGCGTTGCAAGACTTTCCTTTGCACCGGAAGAATATATGTTAGAACTTTTAGACATCACTCCCGGCTCTGTCAGTGTCATGGGACTGATGAATGATTCTGAAAATAAAATACAGCTTCTGATGGACCGGGATTTGCTGAAAGAAGAATATCTTGGATGTCATCCTTGCATCAACACTTCCAGTTTGAAACTTTCCACAAAGGATATTTTGGAAAAATTTCTGCCTGCGGTTCACCACGAAGCTGTATTTGTAGATTTATAA
- a CDS encoding serine hydrolase domain-containing protein, with amino-acid sequence MTPKTKMERIISSSYKNMGGIIVQKKGKTVYENYFNECSADTTFHVFSVTKSIVSILIGIAIEKGYIESVEQKVLEFFPDYTVKKGEKTIQSVTLKDMLTMTAPYRYKSEPYKEYFSSDSWVKAALDLLGGKGKIGEFRYAPVIGPDILSGILTKATGQSVLEFATEYLFTPLGIHVENNIIFHDEEEQLAFYKAKNVSGWVADPTGINTAGWGLNLTTMDMAKIGQLYLDDGMWEGKQIVSSHWIEESTREQSRCNQWKLSYGYLWWIIDEKERAYAAMGDGGNVIYVNEEKEMVVSIASLFVPHAKDRIKLIRAYVEPVFED; translated from the coding sequence ATGACACCAAAAACAAAGATGGAAAGAATCATAAGTAGCAGTTACAAAAACATGGGAGGTATCATTGTACAGAAAAAAGGGAAAACCGTATATGAAAACTACTTTAATGAATGTAGTGCAGATACTACATTTCATGTTTTCTCAGTAACCAAAAGCATCGTTTCAATATTAATCGGTATTGCCATCGAGAAAGGGTACATCGAAAGTGTTGAACAGAAAGTATTGGAATTTTTTCCGGATTATACGGTGAAAAAAGGAGAAAAAACAATACAGAGTGTTACGTTGAAAGATATGCTGACAATGACAGCTCCATATAGATATAAGTCAGAACCTTACAAGGAATATTTTTCAAGTGATAGTTGGGTGAAAGCTGCCCTTGATTTATTGGGAGGTAAGGGGAAAATAGGAGAATTCAGATATGCACCAGTCATTGGACCGGATATTTTGTCAGGGATTCTCACAAAAGCAACCGGGCAGTCTGTACTTGAGTTTGCAACAGAATATTTATTCACTCCATTGGGGATTCATGTGGAGAATAATATTATTTTTCATGATGAAGAGGAACAACTGGCATTTTATAAAGCAAAAAATGTGAGTGGCTGGGTGGCTGACCCAACCGGAATAAATACAGCAGGTTGGGGGCTCAATCTGACCACGATGGATATGGCAAAAATAGGTCAGCTGTACTTAGATGACGGAATGTGGGAAGGAAAGCAAATTGTATCGTCCCATTGGATAGAAGAGAGTACCAGGGAACAGAGCAGATGTAACCAATGGAAACTATCCTATGGTTATTTGTGGTGGATTATCGATGAGAAAGAACGTGCTTATGCAGCTATGGGAGATGGAGGAAATGTGATTTATGTTAATGAAGAGAAGGAAATGGTAGTTTCGATTGCTTCTCTTTTTGTACCACATGCCAAAGATAGAATAAAACTGATTCGAGCGTATGTCGAACCAGTTTTTGAGGATTAG
- a CDS encoding excinuclease ABC subunit UvrA, translated as MEEIKIQGARIHNLKNINLVIPKNQLVVITGMSGSGKSSLAFDVLFEEGKNQYLRSIGILAGLDNEDRFDMIEGIGPTVAVRQNTIRQSNPRSTVGTKTGILNQLAFVYASDGKNLDEDREHLSPGDFLYTTADGMCINCQGRGSYYDVNLEKLIPDKTTTLAEVYDNLKVTSGFLRILKKKYGIHFETPFWQLPEDVRDEVVYGTYDNGKQSYCLERALRNAYEKGEDVEEVYVKTICPECHGERVGDEAREVLFCGKRIGELGQMTLNSLLEFLDGIAEEELSQFGRNVVKNVRKKLRHLIEFRLGHLNLYREMSSLSGGEVQRIFLHLHMESGLDSLIYVFDEPMAGLHPSEKQSMIEAVKRLRDLWNTVIVVEHDKEMICQADHIIEIGPKAGIEGGRVVYQGDCQEYEKADTLLSKYLFVKGVVPERKGHKTVFEKEDCLKLIHANTHYLKDLAVEFPLHAMVGIAGLSGSGKSSLIEETLLKRLASAKKYGHVDGISGVERINGFVKISQEPIGKSASSTPASYIGIWDKIRELFAKQPEARDRDMDAGHFSFHSKGACPECGGSGYERIFLTADFSVDKVCPECHGKRFQEESLLVEYRGKNIADVLEMSIAEAVIFFADQSSIVKPLRILEQMGMGYLTLGQPTSSLSGGEAQRVKLAKELGKQRRGNMLYVLDEPTTGLSMYDTALLLRLLEQLVISGNSVIVIEQNTEVLKNCDYIIELGPEGGDKGGEIIAEGTPEQLRNNANSKTGRYLI; from the coding sequence ATGGAAGAAATCAAGATTCAGGGAGCGCGAATTCATAATCTAAAAAATATCAATCTAGTCATTCCTAAAAATCAATTAGTAGTTATCACTGGTATGAGTGGTTCCGGAAAATCCAGCCTTGCATTTGATGTTCTGTTTGAAGAAGGCAAGAACCAGTATTTGCGGTCGATTGGCATTCTGGCAGGACTGGATAACGAAGACCGGTTCGATATGATTGAAGGTATTGGTCCGACGGTAGCAGTACGCCAGAATACCATTCGACAGAGTAATCCACGTTCTACGGTTGGCACCAAGACCGGAATTCTTAATCAATTGGCATTTGTTTATGCCAGTGACGGAAAAAACTTAGATGAGGATAGGGAGCACCTTTCACCGGGGGATTTTTTGTATACAACAGCTGACGGTATGTGCATCAACTGTCAGGGGAGAGGTTCTTATTATGATGTCAATCTGGAAAAGTTAATCCCGGACAAAACAACAACTCTGGCAGAAGTTTATGATAATCTAAAGGTGACTTCAGGTTTTTTACGGATTTTAAAGAAAAAATATGGTATTCATTTTGAAACACCATTCTGGCAGCTTCCGGAAGATGTTAGGGACGAAGTAGTGTATGGAACTTATGACAATGGAAAACAGAGCTATTGTCTGGAACGGGCACTGAGAAATGCATATGAAAAAGGGGAAGATGTAGAGGAAGTCTATGTCAAAACAATTTGTCCGGAGTGCCATGGGGAAAGAGTGGGTGATGAGGCGAGAGAAGTCCTTTTTTGTGGAAAACGGATTGGGGAATTGGGACAGATGACTTTGAACAGTTTGCTTGAATTTCTAGATGGAATAGCGGAAGAGGAACTGTCCCAGTTTGGAAGAAATGTAGTAAAAAATGTGAGGAAAAAGTTAAGGCATCTTATCGAATTTCGTTTAGGACATTTGAATCTTTACCGAGAGATGTCGTCTTTAAGCGGCGGTGAGGTACAACGTATTTTTCTACATCTTCATATGGAATCGGGACTGGATTCTCTGATTTATGTTTTTGATGAGCCTATGGCAGGATTGCATCCCTCGGAGAAGCAGAGTATGATAGAGGCCGTAAAAAGATTAAGGGATTTGTGGAATACAGTGATTGTGGTAGAACATGATAAAGAGATGATTTGTCAGGCTGATCATATCATAGAGATTGGACCGAAAGCAGGAATTGAAGGTGGAAGGGTAGTTTATCAGGGAGACTGTCAGGAATATGAGAAAGCGGATACACTACTTAGTAAGTATCTTTTTGTGAAAGGCGTGGTACCGGAACGAAAGGGGCATAAGACGGTCTTTGAAAAGGAAGATTGTCTGAAGTTAATACATGCCAATACCCATTATTTAAAGGATTTAGCAGTAGAATTTCCACTTCATGCGATGGTTGGAATTGCCGGATTATCAGGAAGTGGAAAAAGTTCGTTGATTGAGGAGACGCTCTTAAAGCGTCTTGCCAGCGCAAAAAAATATGGTCATGTGGATGGCATATCAGGAGTAGAACGAATCAATGGTTTTGTCAAGATATCGCAGGAGCCTATTGGAAAGAGTGCCAGTTCGACACCCGCTTCGTATATAGGAATCTGGGATAAAATCCGGGAACTTTTTGCCAAGCAACCGGAAGCACGGGATAGAGATATGGATGCAGGACACTTTTCCTTCCATTCGAAGGGAGCATGTCCGGAGTGTGGCGGAAGTGGTTATGAAAGAATTTTTCTGACAGCGGATTTTTCCGTAGATAAGGTCTGTCCCGAGTGCCATGGCAAGCGTTTTCAGGAAGAGAGTCTTTTGGTGGAATATAGAGGGAAAAATATTGCCGATGTATTAGAGATGAGTATTGCTGAAGCAGTCATTTTCTTTGCAGACCAAAGCAGTATTGTAAAACCGCTGCGTATTTTAGAACAGATGGGGATGGGATACTTAACGCTTGGACAGCCAACTTCTTCTTTAAGCGGCGGTGAGGCACAGAGGGTTAAACTTGCTAAAGAACTTGGAAAACAACGCAGAGGAAATATGCTTTATGTACTGGACGAGCCAACAACCGGACTTAGTATGTATGATACGGCATTGCTGTTAAGGCTATTGGAACAGCTGGTTATCAGCGGAAATTCCGTGATTGTTATTGAGCAAAATACAGAGGTCTTAAAGAATTGTGATTATATTATCGAACTGGGACCGGAAGGGGGAGACAAAGGTGGCGAAATTATTGCAGAGGGAACACCGGAGCAACTACGGAATAATGCCAATTCTAAGACAGGGAGGTATCTGATATGA
- a CDS encoding AraC family transcriptional regulator → MSDQRCREEYMRRIHKVQDYIEQHIGQSMSIEDLSEAAGFSKYHFSRIFQGMLHESPAHYVNRIRMELALFLLAHRVDKNMTDIAYELGFSDSAVFSRTFKNYYGISPREYRQEYSKNCKETFLLSEYNKKAAKKEVADNPFPVTGQITIESLEEKQLVYVRHTGTYETLAQEYAGLIQKLFAHAKKQNLLWDGQNWVLAIYHDNPEFGEESQFRTSLCLTVPDDVAVHEDEILGKMKLEGGLYAVGHFRIQPEQYPDAWNYMYQEWLTCSGYVPRNSYPFEVYCNNPEEDEKHINVVDIYVPIEPISF, encoded by the coding sequence ATGTCAGATCAGAGATGTAGGGAAGAATACATGCGAAGAATTCATAAAGTTCAGGATTATATTGAACAACATATTGGACAGTCAATGTCTATTGAGGATCTTTCAGAAGCTGCCGGTTTTTCGAAGTATCATTTTAGCCGCATTTTTCAGGGAATGTTACATGAGTCGCCGGCACATTATGTGAATCGCATTCGTATGGAGTTGGCATTGTTTTTGCTGGCACATCGGGTAGATAAAAATATGACGGATATTGCCTATGAACTTGGTTTTTCGGATTCTGCAGTGTTTTCCCGGACATTCAAAAATTATTATGGCATCAGCCCAAGAGAATATCGGCAGGAATATAGCAAGAATTGCAAAGAAACTTTTTTATTATCCGAATACAATAAGAAGGCAGCAAAGAAAGAAGTGGCAGATAATCCATTTCCGGTGACTGGGCAGATTACCATAGAAAGTCTGGAAGAGAAGCAACTGGTTTACGTCAGACATACCGGTACTTATGAGACCTTAGCGCAAGAGTATGCAGGGCTGATACAGAAGCTATTTGCTCATGCAAAGAAACAGAATCTTCTTTGGGATGGACAGAACTGGGTGCTTGCGATTTATCATGACAATCCGGAATTTGGAGAGGAAAGTCAGTTTCGTACCAGTTTGTGTCTGACAGTTCCGGATGATGTGGCAGTGCATGAAGATGAGATTCTTGGAAAGATGAAGTTAGAGGGTGGTCTGTATGCGGTTGGGCATTTTCGGATTCAACCGGAACAGTATCCTGATGCATGGAATTATATGTATCAGGAATGGCTTACCTGCAGTGGTTACGTTCCGAGAAATTCTTATCCTTTTGAAGTGTATTGTAACAATCCTGAAGAGGATGAAAAACATATCAATGTGGTGGATATCTACGTTCCAATTGAGCCCATTTCTTTCTAA
- a CDS encoding helix-turn-helix domain-containing protein, giving the protein MIHAYDKIYLEKARASLARMLDFAVYDLHYNISDFFEMFLESGLAERFEKGDTTILVGKSGVELAYEVLEKVGKMEERVKPRYAGNRSEEYWTGWALAYYQWKTALSFSEIVTYISIEKIVKMYTPYHEMDIQQFADKMNELYRVAKPDTNLKMLRKRAGLSQKELAEQSEIPLRTIQQYEQRQKNINKASAEYVISLSKVLVCEPEDLLEHTD; this is encoded by the coding sequence ATGATTCACGCTTACGATAAGATATATCTTGAAAAGGCAAGAGCCTCTCTGGCAAGAATGCTTGATTTTGCAGTCTATGATTTGCATTATAATATTTCGGATTTTTTTGAAATGTTTTTAGAGTCCGGTCTGGCAGAGCGTTTTGAAAAAGGAGATACGACAATTCTTGTAGGAAAGTCTGGTGTGGAACTTGCGTATGAGGTTTTAGAAAAGGTTGGGAAAATGGAAGAAAGGGTAAAACCACGATATGCGGGCAACCGTAGTGAAGAATATTGGACGGGCTGGGCATTGGCATATTATCAGTGGAAAACAGCACTTTCATTTTCTGAAATTGTAACATATATCTCGATTGAGAAAATAGTAAAAATGTATACACCATACCATGAAATGGATATTCAACAGTTTGCAGATAAGATGAACGAACTGTATAGAGTAGCAAAGCCGGATACAAATCTAAAAATGTTGAGAAAGCGGGCAGGTCTTAGTCAGAAAGAACTGGCAGAGCAGTCGGAAATTCCACTTCGTACCATTCAACAGTACGAGCAAAGACAGAAAAATATCAACAAAGCTTCTGCTGAGTATGTAATTTCTCTTTCAAAAGTTTTAGTTTGTGAACCGGAAGATTTGCTAGAGCATACTGATTGA
- a CDS encoding DUF3990 domain-containing protein, with protein sequence MKKIYHGSKDIIEKPIFGLGKKYNDYGLGFYCTDSLELAKEWGVGWNRNGYANAYEIECDGLTILDLNSEEYCILHWLAVLLENREFDMPSALAVEAKEYILKYFQVDYKRSDIIIGYRADDSYFSFAQDFVNGTISYRQLNNAMHFGRQGQQFVLKSEKAFERIQFVGYEVADSNEWFAKKELRDKSARREYFDIERNKRQKGDLYITQIMDEEMKADDSRLR encoded by the coding sequence ATGAAAAAAATATATCATGGTTCAAAAGATATTATTGAAAAACCCATATTTGGTTTAGGAAAAAAATATAATGACTATGGTTTGGGTTTTTATTGCACAGATAGTTTGGAATTAGCAAAGGAATGGGGTGTAGGTTGGAATAGGAATGGTTATGCTAATGCGTATGAGATTGAGTGTGATGGACTGACTATTCTTGATTTAAATAGTGAAGAATATTGTATTTTGCATTGGCTTGCGGTTTTGCTTGAAAACAGGGAATTTGATATGCCATCTGCCTTGGCGGTAGAAGCAAAAGAATACATTTTAAAATATTTTCAGGTGGATTATAAAAGAAGTGATATTATAATTGGGTATCGGGCAGATGACAGTTATTTTTCTTTTGCACAGGATTTTGTCAATGGTACAATTTCGTATCGTCAGTTAAATAATGCAATGCATTTTGGAAGGCAGGGACAGCAATTTGTCTTAAAAAGCGAGAAAGCATTTGAGAGAATTCAATTTGTTGGATATGAAGTGGCAGACAGTAATGAGTGGTTTGCAAAAAAAGAACTTCGTGACAAGTCGGCAAGAAGAGAATATTTTGACATAGAGCGAAATAAGCGTCAAAAAGGTGATCTATACATTACACAGATAATGGATGAGGAGATGAAGGCAGATGATTCACGCTTACGATAA
- a CDS encoding ABC transporter ATP-binding protein, with the protein MSEHKRRSGMGHGPGAGMAPGEKAKNFKGTVAQLLKYMGKYKLGVLVVFVFAVASTVFSIAGPKILGKATTELFNGLVSKVSGAGGIDFDKIGKILLFLLGVYLISAICSFVQGWIMSGITQKICFRFREDISKKINRMPMKYFESRTVGEVLSRITNDVDTLGQGMNQSVTQLITSVTTLIGILIMMLTISPLMTLIAVIILPVSGIMIGVVVKHSQKYFVSQQKYLGKINSQVEEVYSGHNIVKAFNKEEDMLKEFDETNGILFQSAWKSQFLSGMMMPIMNFVGNLGYVAVAVVGGIQVINGHIEVGDIQSFIQYVKNFTQPISQVAQVSNMLQSTAAAAERVFEFLDEEEEDLTVEQPVKLEHMEGNVSFEHVKFGYNPDKIIVNDFNCKVEPGQMVAIVGPTGAGKTTMVKLLMRFYDVNGGSIKVDGHDLRNFNRADLRENFGMVLQDTWLFKGTIMENIRYGRLDATEEEVIAAAKAAHAHHFITTLPGGYNMELNEDASNVSQGQKQLLTIARAILADNPILILDEATSSVDTRTEERIQKAMNNLMKGRTSFVIAHRLSTIKDADIILVMKDGDIIEQGNHEELLEQGGFYAELYNSQFEEATA; encoded by the coding sequence ATGAGCGAACATAAGAGACGTTCTGGAATGGGACACGGACCGGGAGCAGGAATGGCACCGGGAGAAAAGGCAAAGAATTTTAAAGGAACGGTAGCACAGCTGTTAAAATATATGGGAAAATATAAACTGGGTGTGCTGGTAGTTTTTGTATTTGCGGTTGCATCTACCGTGTTTAGTATCGCAGGACCCAAAATCTTAGGAAAGGCTACTACAGAGCTTTTTAATGGACTGGTATCCAAGGTTTCCGGTGCTGGAGGTATTGATTTTGATAAAATCGGAAAGATTTTGTTGTTCTTGTTAGGTGTTTACCTGATTAGTGCAATATGCTCCTTTGTACAGGGATGGATTATGAGTGGAATTACACAGAAGATTTGTTTCAGATTCCGTGAAGATATTTCAAAGAAAATCAATCGGATGCCAATGAAATATTTTGAATCCAGAACAGTCGGAGAAGTGTTATCCAGAATTACGAATGACGTAGATACACTGGGACAGGGAATGAATCAGAGTGTAACACAGTTGATAACTTCGGTGACGACTCTTATCGGTATTTTGATTATGATGCTGACGATTAGCCCCCTGATGACATTAATTGCAGTAATTATTCTTCCGGTATCCGGTATCATGATAGGTGTTGTAGTAAAACATTCCCAGAAGTATTTCGTTTCGCAGCAGAAATACTTAGGAAAAATCAACAGTCAGGTGGAAGAAGTATATAGCGGTCATAATATTGTAAAGGCATTTAATAAAGAAGAAGATATGCTGAAAGAATTCGATGAGACCAACGGAATTTTGTTCCAATCTGCATGGAAGTCGCAGTTTTTGTCAGGAATGATGATGCCAATTATGAACTTTGTGGGAAATCTTGGATATGTGGCAGTTGCAGTAGTTGGTGGAATTCAGGTAATCAACGGACATATTGAAGTAGGAGATATTCAGTCGTTTATTCAGTATGTAAAGAATTTTACACAGCCGATTTCACAAGTGGCACAGGTATCTAACATGCTTCAGTCTACGGCAGCGGCAGCAGAACGTGTCTTTGAATTCCTTGACGAAGAGGAAGAGGATTTGACGGTAGAACAGCCGGTAAAACTGGAACATATGGAAGGAAATGTATCCTTTGAGCATGTTAAGTTCGGATACAATCCGGATAAAATTATTGTAAACGATTTCAACTGTAAGGTTGAGCCGGGACAGATGGTAGCAATTGTAGGGCCTACCGGAGCAGGTAAGACTACCATGGTAAAATTGTTGATGCGTTTTTATGATGTCAACGGTGGAAGTATCAAGGTAGATGGACATGATTTGAGAAATTTCAATCGAGCAGATTTGAGAGAAAACTTTGGTATGGTATTGCAGGATACCTGGTTGTTCAAAGGAACTATTATGGAAAATATCCGTTACGGCAGATTGGATGCTACAGAAGAAGAGGTCATTGCAGCAGCTAAGGCAGCGCATGCTCACCACTTCATTACTACATTGCCGGGTGGCTATAATATGGAATTGAATGAAGATGCAAGTAATGTATCTCAGGGGCAGAAACAGTTGCTTACTATTGCAAGAGCAATCTTAGCCGATAATCCTATTTTGATTCTGGATGAAGCGACATCTTCTGTAGATACCCGTACCGAAGAACGAATTCAGAAGGCAATGAATAACCTGATGAAGGGAAGAACCAGCTTCGTTATAGCACATCGTCTTTCTACTATTAAGGATGCAGACATCATTCTGGTAATGAAAGATGGAGACATCATTGAACAGGGAAATCATGAAGAACTGCTTGAACAGGGCGGATTTTACGCAGAACTTTATAATTCTCAGTTTGAGGAAGCAACAGCATAA